Proteins from a single region of Lentisphaerota bacterium:
- the tgt gene encoding tRNA guanosine(34) transglycosylase Tgt: MSRLPFSIAATASHSGARAAEFETRHGRVQTPVFMPVGTQATVKCQTVDSLREAGSSVLLANTYHLMLRPGAAVFEQFGGIHRFMQWDRPVLTDSGGYQIYSMPQDCRLTEAGAQFQSYIDGRWVLLSPETSIAMQRVIDSDIMMPLDHCISSTSPRAEAESAMARTHRWALRSLEARGDSPQALFGIVQGAAFPDLREASSAYLTSLPFDGFAVGGLAVGETREQREDLTAAATAGLPHDRPRYLMGVGTPVDVLEAVHRGVDMFDCIIPIALAQRGTAYTSEGRLHMRRGWYRLQDQPLDPGCACSTCRHYSRAYLHHLFKSDEALGWHLLGLHNLHFYHHLTREIRARIVAGDFLAYYRAQREALARVDGDSPGARRPQPRPVPRLRLGDYEVQRAEAGFSSIRHCSSGEVMHSVSNPVEESRRLYVEQSGLTGRLRLPEAPELVVWDVGLGAATNAMGAVRCWEAAQADGRPIRPMRIISFERDLDSLRLAVRHAAHFPHLHHAAPSAILQHACWAHATRGLHWTLLAGDFSEHLTSAPRPDLIYFDPFSYKTDGALWTAAMMARIFQASAPGETALFTYTASTAIRAALLAAGFYVARGVPTGPKAETTVACTHPSCLSVAGVAAPPLLDHQWLERWDRSGARYPSDIASDAQTEFARQIFAHPQFAGQT, translated from the coding sequence ATGTCACGCTTGCCCTTCAGCATCGCCGCAACCGCATCCCACTCGGGCGCTCGCGCGGCGGAATTTGAGACCCGGCATGGCCGGGTTCAGACGCCGGTGTTCATGCCGGTGGGCACGCAGGCCACGGTCAAATGCCAGACCGTGGATTCGCTGCGTGAGGCCGGGTCCAGCGTGCTGCTGGCCAACACCTACCACCTCATGTTGCGCCCCGGCGCAGCCGTATTTGAGCAATTCGGGGGCATTCACCGCTTCATGCAGTGGGATCGCCCGGTGCTGACCGACTCCGGCGGCTACCAGATTTATTCCATGCCGCAGGATTGCCGGCTCACCGAGGCAGGCGCGCAGTTTCAGAGTTATATTGACGGGCGCTGGGTCCTGCTCTCCCCGGAGACCAGCATCGCCATGCAGCGGGTGATCGACAGCGACATCATGATGCCGCTGGATCACTGCATTTCGTCCACGTCACCCCGCGCCGAAGCCGAATCCGCGATGGCGCGAACGCACCGCTGGGCGCTGCGAAGCCTGGAGGCGCGCGGCGATTCGCCGCAGGCGCTGTTCGGCATTGTGCAGGGCGCGGCATTTCCCGACCTGCGCGAGGCCAGCTCCGCCTATTTGACCAGCCTGCCGTTCGATGGCTTTGCGGTCGGCGGCCTCGCCGTGGGCGAGACGCGGGAGCAGCGCGAGGATCTGACCGCCGCCGCCACCGCCGGTCTGCCGCATGACCGGCCCCGCTACCTGATGGGCGTCGGCACGCCGGTGGATGTGCTCGAGGCGGTGCATCGCGGCGTGGACATGTTTGACTGCATCATCCCGATCGCGCTCGCTCAGCGCGGCACGGCCTATACCTCGGAAGGCCGCCTGCACATGCGGCGCGGGTGGTACCGGCTGCAGGATCAGCCTCTGGATCCGGGCTGCGCGTGCTCGACCTGTCGCCACTATTCACGGGCGTATCTCCACCACCTCTTCAAATCGGATGAAGCGCTGGGGTGGCATCTGCTGGGACTGCACAACCTCCATTTCTACCATCACCTGACCCGGGAGATCCGGGCGCGCATTGTGGCGGGTGATTTTCTCGCGTACTACCGGGCGCAGCGGGAAGCCTTGGCGCGCGTCGATGGCGACTCGCCGGGCGCGCGCCGTCCGCAGCCGCGGCCCGTGCCACGCCTGCGGCTGGGTGACTACGAAGTGCAGCGGGCGGAAGCGGGGTTTTCCAGCATTCGCCACTGCAGCTCCGGCGAGGTCATGCATTCCGTCAGCAATCCGGTCGAGGAGTCGCGCCGGCTGTATGTGGAGCAGTCCGGGCTGACCGGGCGTCTGCGCCTTCCGGAGGCGCCGGAACTGGTGGTGTGGGATGTCGGCCTGGGCGCTGCAACCAACGCGATGGGAGCGGTGCGCTGCTGGGAAGCCGCACAGGCAGACGGCCGGCCGATCCGCCCGATGCGGATCATCAGCTTTGAGCGCGACCTCGATTCGCTGCGCCTGGCCGTTCGCCACGCGGCCCATTTTCCGCATCTGCACCATGCGGCGCCCAGCGCCATTCTCCAACACGCCTGCTGGGCGCATGCCACACGCGGGCTGCACTGGACCCTGCTGGCGGGTGATTTTAGCGAGCACCTGACGTCGGCACCCCGGCCGGATCTGATTTACTTCGACCCCTTCTCCTACAAGACCGACGGCGCGCTCTGGACGGCCGCGATGATGGCTCGGATCTTTCAGGCCTCGGCTCCGGGCGAAACCGCGCTCTTCACCTATACCGCCTCCACCGCCATTCGCGCGGCGTTGCTGGCGGCCGGTTTCTATGTCGCGCGCGGCGTGCCCACCGGACCCAAGGCCGAAACGACGGTGGCGTGTACGCATCCGTCCTGCTTGTCCGTTGCCGGGGTTGCGGCGCCGCCGCTGCTGGATCATCAGTGGCTGGAGCGCTGGGATCGCAGCGGCGCCCGTTATCCATCCGATATCGCGTCCGACGCACAGACCGAATTTGCCCGGCAGATCTTCGCCCATCCGCAGTTTGCTGGCCAGACGTAA
- a CDS encoding class I mannose-6-phosphate isomerase: MIGAMDFPVYPLVFKPAYKDYVWGGSRIGSAFGRQGVPPICAESWELSAHPDGLSRVATGALAGLSLADLTLCHGAALVGARAPDPTRFPLLFKLIDARDRLSVQVHPNAATAAQHGGEPKTEMWVVLDSEPGAFIHVGLKPGVGPDDLRRALETKQAGDCLNTLAVQAGDAILIPGGLVHAIGAGCLIYEVQQNSNTTYRLYDWDRLGSDGRPRPLHVAEALAVIDWTLPAPKLLREDPAGTAVNVWHDVLSSPFFRMRRIRLEHSETVIRDSGSFQALFVHSGTASATINGVTVPLPCGTSCLIPAAASRCTIRADEPANLLLTTLPV; the protein is encoded by the coding sequence ATGATCGGCGCTATGGACTTCCCCGTTTATCCGCTGGTTTTTAAACCGGCCTACAAGGACTATGTCTGGGGCGGATCCCGCATCGGGTCGGCGTTTGGACGTCAGGGCGTGCCGCCGATCTGCGCCGAATCGTGGGAGCTGTCGGCCCATCCCGACGGCCTGAGCCGGGTTGCCACCGGCGCGCTCGCCGGCCTCTCCCTCGCGGATCTGACCCTGTGCCACGGCGCCGCGCTGGTCGGTGCCCGCGCCCCCGATCCCACCCGCTTTCCTTTGCTCTTCAAGCTGATCGATGCCCGTGATCGGCTCAGCGTGCAGGTCCACCCCAATGCCGCGACTGCGGCACAGCATGGCGGCGAGCCCAAGACCGAGATGTGGGTGGTTCTGGATAGCGAACCCGGGGCGTTTATTCATGTCGGGCTGAAGCCCGGCGTCGGACCGGACGATCTGCGCCGGGCGCTCGAAACGAAACAGGCGGGCGACTGTCTGAACACACTGGCCGTCCAAGCCGGCGACGCCATCCTGATACCCGGTGGCTTGGTTCACGCGATCGGCGCCGGCTGCCTGATCTATGAGGTCCAGCAGAATTCCAACACCACCTACCGCCTCTATGACTGGGACCGCCTCGGCAGCGATGGCCGGCCCCGCCCCCTCCACGTCGCGGAGGCGCTGGCGGTCATTGACTGGACGCTCCCTGCGCCGAAGCTGCTCCGCGAGGATCCCGCCGGAACGGCGGTTAACGTCTGGCACGACGTCCTGTCCAGCCCGTTCTTCCGCATGCGCCGCATCCGCCTCGAACACTCCGAGACCGTGATCCGCGACAGCGGGAGCTTTCAGGCTCTTTTTGTCCATTCTGGCACCGCCTCCGCCACGATCAACGGCGTGACTGTGCCCCTCCCCTGTGGCACGAGCTGCCTGATTCCGGCGGCAGCTTCCCGCTGCACGATCAGGGCCGATGAACCCGCAAACCTCTTGCTGACCACGTTACCCGTATGA
- a CDS encoding glycosyltransferase family 4 protein, with the protein MGRSTASRGRPATRCSFRRRPTAPAANGRISNDCDDMPHPRFAYDAMTLRKAYSGVENTIHGFIRAWAAHGPEPLRVYAPVRTPLPVPDSPQVDVCAVHLPASSRLARIVWEHTRLPRRLRQDQAALLHAPAYVAPLAAPCPVVLTVHDLHVFTHPACCTFENRLYYRLFLPRSIRRAGAIIVYSEHVRRIVAARYPDQADRIALIPPGVDPDLAPVSDPERLDAVRAAWRLPGRFILFVGDLAPRKNLPRLLEAFTRLIAERPDRRDVHLVLAGAGGLNRVPIDALCARLGVAGRVQTLGYVPRADLVALYSLAAVLAFPSLDEGFGLPALEALACGCPVVCTPGGASEICGPAAACCDPLDIASITRALAGPLDHPLSRPARAEAGFARLARYSWPASVPATAALYREVCARTGY; encoded by the coding sequence ATGGGCCGTTCGACGGCTTCAAGGGGCCGCCCGGCGACGAGGTGCTCATTTCGCCGCCGCCCTACCGCTCCGGCCGCGAATGGACGGATATCAAACGACTGTGATGACATGCCGCACCCCCGATTTGCCTATGACGCGATGACGCTGCGCAAAGCCTACTCGGGCGTGGAAAACACGATTCACGGGTTTATCCGAGCGTGGGCGGCGCACGGACCGGAGCCGTTGCGTGTCTATGCGCCCGTCCGCACGCCGCTGCCCGTTCCAGACTCGCCGCAGGTTGACGTGTGCGCGGTCCACCTTCCGGCCTCCTCGCGGCTAGCCCGGATCGTCTGGGAGCACACGCGACTGCCGCGCCGCCTGCGGCAGGACCAGGCCGCGCTGCTGCACGCGCCCGCCTATGTCGCGCCGCTGGCCGCGCCGTGTCCGGTGGTGCTGACGGTGCATGATCTGCACGTCTTCACCCATCCGGCGTGCTGCACCTTCGAGAACCGGCTTTACTACCGTCTCTTCCTCCCCCGCTCGATCCGCCGGGCGGGAGCGATCATCGTCTACTCGGAACACGTCCGCCGGATCGTCGCGGCGCGCTATCCGGATCAGGCGGATCGCATCGCGCTGATCCCGCCCGGCGTCGATCCCGATCTGGCTCCGGTCAGCGACCCGGAACGACTGGATGCCGTGCGTGCGGCCTGGCGTCTGCCCGGCCGGTTCATCCTGTTTGTCGGCGATCTCGCCCCGCGCAAAAACCTGCCGCGTCTGCTGGAGGCCTTCACGCGCCTGATCGCCGAACGGCCTGACCGGCGCGATGTGCACCTGGTGCTCGCCGGGGCGGGGGGGCTCAACCGCGTGCCGATTGACGCCCTGTGCGCGCGGCTCGGCGTGGCCGGTCGCGTACAGACGCTGGGTTATGTGCCGCGCGCCGATCTCGTGGCGCTGTACAGCCTGGCGGCGGTGCTGGCGTTTCCCTCGCTCGATGAAGGGTTCGGACTCCCCGCGCTCGAAGCGCTGGCCTGCGGCTGTCCCGTGGTCTGCACGCCGGGCGGCGCCTCCGAGATTTGCGGTCCGGCGGCAGCGTGCTGCGATCCGCTCGACATCGCCTCGATCACCCGGGCGCTGGCCGGGCCGCTCGATCATCCCCTGTCCCGTCCGGCCCGCGCCGAAGCCGGCTTCGCCCGCCTCGCTCGTTACTCGTGGCCCGCCAGCGTGCCCGCCACGGCCGCGCTGTATCGGGAGGTGTGCGCGCGCACCGGTTACTAG
- a CDS encoding SDR family oxidoreductase, giving the protein MPLCLITGSSRGIGRATALALAADGWTVAVHYRSRAEEAEAVAAGIRALGGRAQTFCADVSDAVQAAAMVKAVETALGPITGLVCNAGVIRTQFTAMTAVEDWRAVLATNLDGAFYCTKAVIRSMMRQRSGRIVYVSSDAALLGDLMRAAYSASKAGLLGLTKSVARELAPSGITVNAVAPGVIATDMTADMPETRRAKQLTAIPLNRFGEPAEIAAVIRFFLSPHAAYITGQVLSVDGGLCI; this is encoded by the coding sequence ATGCCCCTCTGCCTGATTACCGGTTCATCCCGCGGCATCGGCCGCGCCACAGCCTTGGCCCTGGCCGCCGATGGCTGGACCGTGGCGGTTCATTACCGGTCGCGCGCCGAAGAGGCCGAGGCGGTCGCGGCCGGAATTCGCGCCCTCGGCGGCCGCGCCCAGACCTTCTGCGCCGATGTCTCAGACGCTGTCCAGGCCGCCGCGATGGTCAAGGCCGTCGAGACCGCGCTTGGCCCGATCACCGGGCTGGTCTGCAACGCTGGCGTGATCCGCACGCAGTTCACCGCCATGACTGCGGTGGAGGACTGGCGCGCCGTCCTCGCCACTAATCTCGACGGCGCTTTCTATTGCACCAAAGCGGTGATCCGCAGCATGATGCGCCAGCGGAGCGGACGCATCGTCTATGTCTCGTCCGATGCCGCCCTCCTTGGCGACCTCATGCGCGCGGCCTACAGCGCCTCGAAGGCTGGCCTCCTGGGCCTGACCAAGTCCGTCGCTCGCGAGTTGGCCCCGTCCGGGATCACCGTCAACGCCGTGGCACCCGGGGTCATCGCCACCGACATGACCGCCGACATGCCCGAAACCCGCCGCGCCAAGCAGCTCACCGCCATCCCCCTGAACCGCTTCGGCGAACCCGCCGAGATCGCCGCCGTCATCCGCTTCTTCCTGTCGCCGCACGCCGCCTACATAACCGGCCAGGTGCTCTCCGTGGATGGCGGCCTCTGTATCTAG